The Pseudodesulfovibrio senegalensis genome contains the following window.
TCGTAGGAGCCCTGCGTGTGGATTTCTTGCCCGTTGGGCGCCACGGCCGCCATGACGCAACGGTAGCGGGCCGTGCGCTTCTCGTCGGGAACCCCCGTGAGTTCGCGCAGCAGCTTTTCGTTGTTGGCGTGGTCGTCATGGCCGTCGCCCGCGAACCGGGCCGAATACACGCCGGGCGCGCCGTTCAGGTGATCCACCTCAAGGCCGGAATCGTCGGCCACGGCCACCAGCCCGGTCTTGGCGCTCACGGTGCGCGCCTTGATCAGCGCATTGTCCAGAAAGGTTTCGCCATCCTCGACGATGTCGCCGATCTCCGGAAAGTCGGAAAGGGGTTTGACCTCAAGCCCGAGCGGTTCGAGCAGTTGCGCGAATTCCCTGATCTTGCCCTTGTTGTTGCTGGCCAGAACGATTGACTTCATGTGCGGTTCTCCATTCTCGTGCGGACCGCGCATGCAGCCTTGGGGCGGGCGCGGCCGTTCGGTTCCGTTGTGGTGGACCGGAAGTTTCTACTCTGGCTTGCCGGAATCCGCAACCGCGAGGGTGGGTGGCAGTTGCAGGATGATGGACGTGCCTTCTCCTTCCTTGCTGGTCAGGTCCACCTCGCCGCCGATCTCGTCGAGAATCTTGCGCGTCATGGCCAGCCCCAGCCCGGAGCCCTTGCCCTTGGTGCTGAAGAACGGGCTGAAGATCTTGTCGCGTATCTCCATGGGGATGCCTTCGCCCGTATCCCGCACTTCCAGCAGCGCATGGTCGCGTGCCATGCCCGTGGCAATGGTCAGCACGCCGCCATCAGGCATGGCCTCCACCGCGTTTTTGACGAGGTTGATCAGGCATTGCTTGATGACTTCCGGGTTGGCCTTGACCCGCGCCATGCCCGCTTCCAGTTCCATGACCAGTCGTATGCCCTGATTGGAAAGCCCGATGCCCATGACCTCCATGGTGGCGGTGGCCAGTTTGTTGATGTCCACGCTGGAGACTTCGGCCTCGGTGGGGCGGGTGAAATTGATGATGCTTTTCAGGATTTCGTCCAGCCGTCGCGATTCCGTGAGGATGATGGACAATTTTTCACGAATGCCGTCGTTGG
Protein-coding sequences here:
- a CDS encoding XTP/dITP diphosphatase encodes the protein MKSIVLASNNKGKIREFAQLLEPLGLEVKPLSDFPEIGDIVEDGETFLDNALIKARTVSAKTGLVAVADDSGLEVDHLNGAPGVYSARFAGDGHDDHANNEKLLRELTGVPDEKRTARYRCVMAAVAPNGQEIHTQGSYEGRIAHDYKGKGGFGYDVIFIDPELGKHVAEISAEEKHSRSHRGKAIRRMLEIWPDFWAKSGQ